The region CTAGAATCCTTAAAGCGCAGATTGTTACGATGGCGTTATGTTGGTGAAGGGGGGCAGAAATAACCGTGCAAGAATTAACTTTTAAAGATGTGAGTAAAACATTTGGTAATCTAACTGTGCTAGAAGGCATTAATTTTACAGTCCATCAAGGTGAATTGTGTGCGATTGTTGGCCCCTCAGGATGTGGAAAAAGTACTCTGTTACGGATGTGTGCTGGGATAGAATCACCAACGTCAGGCTCAGTGTTAGCAAACCATAGTCCGATTAAAGGGCCAGACGCTAAACGCATGATGATCTTTCAAGACAGTGCCTTATATCCATGGCTGACAATTGAATCGAATGTGGGCTTTGGCTTAGAGTTAGCCGGTGTGCCTAAAGAAGAACGTCGTGAAAGGGCTAAGGCGATGATGGCTAAGGTAGGTTTAGCCGGCTTTGAAACGTACTATCCGCACCAGCTGTCAGGGGGAATGAAACAACGCGCTTCTATTGCGAGAGCACTTGTGATGGACCCCGACACATTATTATTAGACGAACCATACGGGGCGCTGGATGCTTTAACACGGGTCAAAATGCAGGAAGAGCTGCTCAAACTATGGGAAGGGTCCAATAAAACGATGCTTCTGATCACACATGATATTGATGAAGCCCTTTATTTAGCGGATCGTGTCATTGTGATGAGTGCAAGACCAGGCCAAATTGTCCAAGAGTTAACCATCGACGAGCCACGTCCAAGAAATAGAAATAGCGCAAGTCTT is a window of Caldalkalibacillus salinus DNA encoding:
- a CDS encoding ATP-binding cassette domain-containing protein, whose translation is MQELTFKDVSKTFGNLTVLEGINFTVHQGELCAIVGPSGCGKSTLLRMCAGIESPTSGSVLANHSPIKGPDAKRMMIFQDSALYPWLTIESNVGFGLELAGVPKEERRERAKAMMAKVGLAGFETYYPHQLSGGMKQRASIARALVMDPDTLLLDEPYGALDALTRVKMQEELLKLWEGSNKTMLLITHDIDEALYLADRVIVMSARPGQIVQELTIDEPRPRNRNSASLVKLREKIMAFLNVA